From Debaryomyces hansenii CBS767 chromosome C complete sequence, a single genomic window includes:
- a CDS encoding DEHA2C16654p (similar to uniprot|P34227 Saccharomyces cerevisiae YBL064c PRX1 Mitochondrial peroxiredoxin) → MFSRQLLRSAALRHSIPTARGAVGQYARSGVQLGRTQLYSTFDAAEQPRIRIGSEAPNFVADTTEGKIDFHEYIGNQWIVLFSHPADFTPVCTTELGAFARLAPEFSERGAKLIGLSTEGVESHKAWIKDIEDVTSGGAKFTYPIIADADRKVAFLYDMCSASDFENIGKGMVPTVRSVFIIDPAKKVRLIMTYPASTGRNSSEVLRVLDALQLADKDGIATPIDWSVGEDVIIPPSVSDEDAKTKFGDFTMLKSYLRTTKSSS, encoded by the coding sequence ATGTTCAGTAGACAATTATTACGTTCAGCTGCTTTGAGACACTCAATTCCAACTGCAAGAGGTGCAGTTGGCCAATACGCCAGATCTGGTGTTCAATTAGGTCGTACTCAATTATATTCTACCTTCGATGCTGCGGAGCAACCAAGAATAAGAATTGGCTCTGAGGCACCAAACTTTGTTGCCGATACTACTGAAGgtaaaattgatttccaTGAATACATCGGTAATCAATGGATCGTTTTATTTTCCCACCCAGCGGACTTCACCCCAGTCTGTACTACAGAATTGGGAGCTTTCGCAAGACTTGCCCCGGAATTCAGCGAAAGAGGTGCTAAGTTGATTGGTTTATCTACAGAAGGTGTTGAAAGCCACAAAGCATGGATTaaggatattgaagatgttACTTCTGGTGGTGCTAAGTTTACTTACCCTATCATTGCTGATGCTGACAGAAAGGTTGCATTTTTGTATGACATGTGTTCTGCATCTGATTTCGAGAACATTGGTAAGGGTATGGTTCCAACTGTCAGATCtgtattcattattgatcCAGCTAAAAAGGTAAGATTAATCATGACCTATCCTGCCTCAACTGGTAGAAACTCTTCTGAAGTTTTGAGAGTTCTCGATGCTTTACAATTAGCTGACAAGGATGGTATTGCTACTCCAATTGATTGGTCTGTTGGTGAGGATGTCATTATTCCTCCAAGTGTTTCAGATGAGGATGCAAAGACCAAGTTCGGTGACTTCACAATGTTGAAATCTTACTTAAGAACTACaaagtcttcttcttaa
- a CDS encoding DEHA2C16698p (similar to uniprot|P25454 Saccharomyces cerevisiae YER095w RAD51 DNA repair protein) — MMTETEGAQTNEHEASMGDEEDGLSGPLLIEQLEGNGITSGDIRKLKAEGYHTIESIAYTPKKALLLVKGISEAKADKISLEAAKVVPLGFTTASEFHSRRSELICITTGSKQLDTLLGGGIETGSITEVFGEFRTGKSQLCHTLAVTCQLPIDMGGGEGKCLYIDTEGTFRPVRLVSIAQRYGLNPEDCLDNVAYARAYNAEHQFQLLNHAAQMMSESRFSCLIVDSIMSLYRTDYSGRAELSARQTHVAKYMRTLQRLADEFGIAVVITNQVVAQVDGASAMFNPDPKKPIGGNIIAHSSTTRLSFKKGRAEQRICKIYDSPCLPESECVFAIYEDGIGDPKTEDDDN; from the coding sequence ATGATGACAGAGACAGAAGGAGCACAAACGAATGAACATGAGGCATCTATGGGCGACGAAGAAGATGGCCTCAGTGGACCATTATTAATCGAGCAGCTCGAAGGCAATGGGATCACATCGGGCGATATCAGAAAGTTGAAGGCTGAAGGATACCATACGATTGAAAGTATCGCATATACCCCTAAGAAGGCGTTATTGTTGGTAAAGGGGATATCAGAGGCCAAGGCCGACAAAATCTCTCTTGAGGCCGCCAAAGTGGTGCCCTTAGGTTTCACCACTGCATCAGAGTTTCACAGCAGAAGATCCGAACTTATATGTATAACAACTGGGTCCAAGCAATTGGACACGTTATTGGGAGGCGGAATAGAGACAGGATCTATTACTGAGGTGTTTGGGGAGTTTAGAACCGGAAAATCACAGTTATGTCATACTTTGGCGGTTACATGCCAGTTACCGATCGACATGGGGGGTGGCGAAGGTAAATGTTTGTACATTGATACAGAAGGAACATTTAGACCCGTTCGTTTGGTGTCGATTGCTCAGAGATATGGGTTGAATCCGGAAGATTGCTTAGATAACGTTGCATATGCGAGGGCATACAATGCTGAGCaccaattccaattattgaaCCATGCAGCACAGATGATGTCTGAATCCCGGTTCTCATGCTTGATCGTAGACTCAATCATGTCTCTCTACAGAACGGATTATTCAGGACGTGCTGAATTGTCGGCCAGACAGACGCATGTAGCCAAGTATATGAGAACTTTGCAGAGATTGGCAGATGAATTTGGAATAGCTGTCGTAATAACGAACCAAGTGGTGGCACAGGTTGATGGTGCTAGCGCTATGTTCAACCCTGACCCTAAAAAACCTATTGGTGGTAACATTATTGCCCACAGTTCCACCACAAGATTGTCATTCAAAAAGGGCAGAGCAGAACAGAGAATTTGTAAGATCTACGACAGTCCTTGTTTACCCGAAAGTGAGTGTGTATTCGCTATCTATGAGGATGGTATAGGCGATCCTAAGacagaagatgatgataattaG
- a CDS encoding DEHA2C16676p (similar to uniprot|P34228 Saccharomyces cerevisiae YBL066c SEF1 Suppressor of Essential Function) — MEKSRIKSILPKPSVSGGSPAGTTNGGGNKRRSLPANNATVVKKQKSQSLSEASSMGQSGDKGSKQTGHRPVTSCTFCRQHKIKCNASDNYPNPCHRCDKMGLKCEIDPQFRPKKGSQIQSLKSDVDELRAKIEMLTKNESLLTQALNQHNMNFIQQQSQPTFSSMTQNQLYNTTPIQRSAGTVSDFSNGNTPSQFQSDNSPHSFASGFPHVNTSANLSPNNPLQGNQILNDAIPTSAPLGHILHETSTDNSPTMEKKYDSLGKLAREHEEEFETIPEFVLGDVSVPLDKANELHDRFITKHLPFLPIITSNSATELYHKSKLLFWSVILTAALSEPEPTLYMSLASLIKHLAIETCWTHTPRSTHVIQALVVLSIWPLPNEKVLDDCSYRFIGLAKNLSLQLGLHRGGEFIQEFSRTQASLGPDAELWRTRTWLAVFFCEQFWSSVLGLPPSINTTDYLLENARVDQSLPKNFRCLISLSIFQCKLVNVMGISVTRPDGLLEPSNRAGSLNTLDRELERLKFKLPIENGSSIEIYYLYIKLMICCFAFLPGTPIEDQVKYVSAAYHSATRIITVTSQMISSNTISLIEFPIYVRQAITYSVLMLFKLHLSRYLIDKYVDSSRQSIVTVHRLFRNTLSSWKELQNDISRTAKVLENLNIVLYTYPEVFLSDNKEIGGSIITRMRSHLTASLFYDLVWCIHEARRRTLTDKSHPPEDKRVKNEPREDNDVSSFSNQRKPLPLPFYNQITKDDFKTITTTTPNGTTVTTLVPTDHAMTQAKSNANAIGLDKPLEINGIPLAMLEATGSMRDIDSRNTNQDTTINSSSVPISNYPINNSNMVSSVSKTQYQPQIEQMPSGQSMLFSPSDSLAEVHPVGTPNPANFQYFGGNQSVINGVADQMDNFFQKQSDGWINNDNYQDDDFLGWFDANMIPEN; from the coding sequence ATGGAAAAGTCAAGAATAAAGTCAATACTTCCAAAACCATCCGTTTCAGGAGGGTCGCCTGCTGGTACCACAAATGGTGGAGGAAACAAGAGACGGTCATTACCTGCCAACAATGCTACCGTGGTTAAAAAGCAGAAATCACAGAGTCTAAGTGAAGCTTCGAGTATGGGGCAATCAGGAGATAAAGGGTCGAAGCAAACGGGGCATAGGCCTGTTACATCTTGTACATTTTGTCGTCAACACAAGATTAAGTGTAACGCATCGGATAATTATCCGAATCCGTGCCATAGATGTGATAAAATGGGATTAAAGTGTGAGATAGATCCACAGTTCAGGCCCAAGAAGGGGTCGCAGATCCAGTCGTTAAAGAGTGACGTTGACGAGCTAAGAGctaaaattgaaatgttGACGAAAAACGAGTCCCTTTTAACCCAAGCATTGAACCAACATAACATGAACTTCATACAACAACAGCTGCAACCAACGTTTAGTAGCATGACACAAAACCAACTATATAATACAACCCCTATCCAAAGATCTGCTGGTACTGTTTCGGATTTCTCGAATGGGAACACTCCGTCGCAATTCCAGTCAGATAATTCACCCCATTCATTTGCTTCTGGCTTTCCTCATGTAAATACTAGTGCTAATTTATCACCAAACAATCCTTTACAAGgtaatcaaattcttaaCGATGCAATTCCTACTTCAGCCCCTTTGGGTCATATTTTGCACGAAACATCAACTGATAATTCGCCAACTATGGAAAAAAAGTACGATAGCTTAGGTAAACTTGCAAGAGAAcacgaagaagaattcgAAACTATTCCGGAATTTGTTCTTGGCGATGTCTCTGTTCCTTTGGACAAAGCGAACGAACTCCATGATAGGTTTATTACTAAACATTTGCCATTTTTACCGATAATTACTTCAAATTCAGCGACAGAATTATATCATAAGTCAAAGCTTTTATTCTGGTCGGTCATTTTAACGGCAGCATTGTCTGAACCAGAACCAACGTTATACATGTCATTAGCGTCATTAATTAAGCACTTAGCGATTGAAACTTGCTGGACACATACACCGAGATCAACACATGTTATACAGGCGCTTGTTGTGCTCTCCATATGGCCATTGCCAAACGAAAAGGTTTTGGATGACTGTTCTTACAGATTTATTGGGTTAGCTAAGAATTTATCATTACAATTAGGTTTACATAGAGGTGGTGAATTCATTCAAGAGTTCAGCAGAACCCAAGCCAGCTTAGGGCCAGATGCTGAACTTTGGAGAACGAGAACTTGGTTAGCCGTATTTTTCTGTGAGCAATTTTGGTCTTCTGTATTAGGATTACCGCCGCTGATCAATACTACagattatttattggagAATGCAAGAGTGGACCAAAGCTTACCTAAAAATTTCCGTTGTCTAATCTCATTGTCTATCTTCCAATGCAAATTGGTTAATGTGATGGGAATTTCTGTGACTAGACCAGATGGTCTTTTGGAGCCTCTGAATCGGGCAGGCTCTTTAAACACATTGGATAGAGAATTAGAAAGATTGAAGTTCAAGCTACCTATTGAAAACGGTTCTTCTATTGAaatctattatttatatatcaaattaatgatCTGTTGCTTTGCATTTTTACCAGGTACGCCAATTGAAGACCAGGTTAAATATGTTAGTGCGGCTTATCATTCAGCAACAAGGATTATCACCGTCACATCACAAATGATTAGTAGTAACACTATATCACTAATTGAATTTCCTATTTATGTCAGACAAGCCATCACATATTCGGTTTTGATGTTGTTCAAATTGCATTTGTCTCGTTACTTAATTGACAAGTACGTGGATAGTTCCAGACAGCTGATTGTTACCGTCCATAGATTGTTTAGGAATACGTTATCGTCGTGGAAGGAATTACAGAACGATATTTCGAGAACCGCAAAAGtattggaaaatttgaatattgttTTGTATACATATCCAGAAGTCTTCTTATCCGataacaaagaaattggtGGTAGCATAATTACTAGAATGAGATCACATTTAACTGCTTCATTGTTTTATGATTTAGTATGGTGTATACATGAAGCTAGAAGAAGGACCCTTACCGATAAGTCACATCCACCCGAAGATAAACGGGTTAAGAATGAACCTAGAGAGGACAATGATGTATCGTCATTTTCGAATCAAAGAAAACCTTTACCTTTACCATTCTATAATCAAATCACCAAGGACGACTTCAAAACAATTACAACGACCACTCCTAATGGTACAACAGTGACGACCTTAGTGCCGACTGACCATGCAATGACCCAAGCTAAGCTGAATGCAAATGCGATTGGCTTGGATAAACCATTGGAAATCAATGGTATTCCACTTGCTATGCTTGAAGCAACGGGCAGTATGAGAGATATTGATTCGAGAAATACGAACCAAGATACCACcattaattcatcatccgTCCCAATTTCAAACTATCCGATAAATAACTCAAACATGGTTTCTTCAGTTTCGAAAACTCAATATCAACCACAAATAGAGCAAATGCCACTGGGCCAGTCCATGCTATTTTCTCCTAGTGATTCATTGGCTGAAGTCCACCCCGTGGGTACTCCAAACCCAGCtaatttccaatattttGGTGGAAACCAATCAGTAATTAATGGAGTAGCTGACCAGATGGACAATTTTTTCCAAAAGCAATCCGATGGTTGgataaataatgataattacCAGGATGATGATTTCTTAGGTTGGTTCGACGCAAATATGATTCCTGAAAACTAA
- a CDS encoding DEHA2C16720p (no similarity), whose translation MEQSHSPASDEQGQRFHLNMTTIKLTIVKGAKEMGFFSVWISCYLHGDRHEYDLLPVRGVPELLRFS comes from the coding sequence ATGGAACAATCGCATTCACCAGCAAGCGACGAACAGGGACAGAGGTTCCACTTGAATATGACGACGATAAAGTTGACTATTGTAAAGGGCGCGAAAGAAATGGGGTTTTTTTCCGTATGGATATCCTGTTATTTACATGGTGATAGACATGAGTACGATCTACTTCCAGTGAGGGGAGTGCCAGAGCTTTTAAGGTTTTCGTAA